Proteins found in one Thunnus maccoyii chromosome 5, fThuMac1.1, whole genome shotgun sequence genomic segment:
- the dhtkd1 gene encoding probable 2-oxoglutarate dehydrogenase E1 component DHKTD1, mitochondrial — translation MSAVLFLKKSVSRLPPSVARQVVGCCYHTEKGVYGYRPKPSDRDQKPQSDRIAALNQDHGLVRLVGAYRAHGHKAAKINPLLPQKPVVDSIPEINMLAGTIRGQLNTSGLRHLGRTEASVEEVQAYLEEAYCGHLSVETSQLSSLEEQEWFADHFEGLKKKSFTTEERRHLAKIMLESQEFDHFLATKFATVKRYGGEGAESMMGFFYELFHQSAHSGVTDIIIGMPHRGRLNLLTGLLKFPPELMFRKMRGLSEFPETSPAIGDVLSHLTSSVELDLGAEHPLHVTMLPNPSHLEAINPVAQGKARARQQLRQEGDYSPEDNAQPGDQVICLQVHGDGSFTGQGIVPETLTLSNLPHYRVGGSIHLIVNNQVGYTTPSERGRSSLYCSDVGKMVNCAVIHVNGDDAEEVLRATRLAVDYQRRFRKDVILDLICYRQWGHNELDEPFFTNPAMYKIIRSRKSVPDSYSDQLISEGLMTDAERDEIKSKYYSSLNDKLANMTLYSPPPTNLQGRWGDLAEPQARVTTWDTGVPIPLLQFVGAKSVDIPEHIQLHSHLGKTHAQARLQKLEEGTKLDWSTAEALAFGSLLSQGFNIRISGQDVGRGTFSQRHAMVVCQDTNDMYIPLNHISPQQTGFLEVCNSPLSEEAVLGFEYGMSIAQPKLLPIWEAQFGDFFNGAQIIFDTFITGGEAKWLLQCGMVILLPHGYDGAGPEHSSCRMERFLQMCDSKEEGVDGDNVNMAVVNPTTSAQYFHLLRRQMIRNFRKPLIVVGPKMLLRFSGAASSLAEMAPGTSFRPVIGDTSVSAQSVQKVVLCSGKHYYALLKQRETSAANQDTALIRLEELCPFPLEALQQELKKYTNAKEFVWSQEEPQNMGPWSFISPRFEKQLACRLRLVSRPALPAPAVGIGTLHQQQQEAILTATFS, via the exons atgtcgGCCGTACTTTTCTTGAAGAAGTCTGTGAGTAGACTTCCGCCGAGTGTCGCTCGGCAGGTCGTCGGCTGTTGTTACCACACGGAGAAAGGTGTGTACGGGTACCGACCCAAACCCTCGGACAGGGACCAGAAACCGCAGAGCGACCGCATCGCTGCTCTGAATCAAG ATCATGGTCTTGTACGTCTGGTGGGGGCATACAGAGCACATGGACACAAGGCTGCTAAAATTAACCCCTTACTGCCCCAAAAGCCTGTAGTTGACAGTATCCCGGAGATCAACATGCTGGCTGGCACCATTAGAGGACAGCTCAACACCTCAG GACTACGGCACTTGGGCAGGACGGAGGCTTCGGTGGAAGAGGTTCAGGCCTATTTGGAGGAAGCCTACTGTGGCCACTTGTCAGTGGAGACCAGCCAGCTGAGCAGCCTGGAGGAGCAGGAGTGGTTTGCTGACCACTTTGAGGGGCTCAAGAAGAAGAGTTTCACCACTGAGGAGAGGAGGCACCTGGCAAAGATCATGCTGGAGTCTCAG GAATTTGACCACTTCCTGGCCACCAAGTTTGCAACTGTGAAGCGTTAcggaggagaaggagcagagaGCATGATGGGCTTCTTCTATGAGCTTTTCCACCAGTCGGCCCACAGCGGAGTCACCGACATCATCATTGGGATGCCCCACAGAGGCCGACTCAATCTGCTGACAGGCCTGCTGAAGTTCCCACCAGAG ctcATGTTCCGTAAGATGCGTGGCCTCAGTGAGTTCCCTGAAACCTCTCCCGCCATCGGTGACGTCCTCTCCCATCTCACCTCCTCGGTGGAGCTGGATCTCGGAGCTGAACACCCTCTCCATGTGACCATGCTGCCCAACCCGTCTCACCTCGAGGCCATCAACCCCGTGGCTCAGGGAAAAGCTCGAGCCAGGCAGCAGCTCAGGCAAGAAGGAGACTACTCACCTGAAGACAACGCCCAGCCAGGGGACCAGGTCATCTGTCTGCAG GTCCATGGCGATGGCTCCTTTACTGGTCAAGGGATTGTTCCAGAAACCTTGACCCTCTCAAACCTTCCTCACTACAGAGTCGGTGGGAGCATCCACCTCATCGTGAACAACCAAGTGGGTTACACTACTCCATCGGAGAGAGGGAGATCCTCTCTGTACTGTAGTGACGTTG GTAAGATGGTGAACTGCGCTGTGATCCATGTAAACGgcgatgatgcagaggaggtgCTGCGGGCCACTCGGCTGGCTGTAGATTATCAGCGGCGTTTCAGgaaagacgtcatcttggaccTGATCTGCTACCGTCAGTGGGGTCACAACGAGCTGGATGAGCCTTTCTTTACTAATCCAGCCATGTACAAGATAATCCG CTCCCGTAAGAGCGTCCCTGACTCCTACTCAGACCAGCTGATCTCTGAGGGTCTGATGACTGATGCCGAGCGTGACGAAATCAAGTCCAAATACTACAGCTCGCTCAACGACAAGCTGGCCAACATGACCCTGTACAGCCCTCCACCCACCAACCTGCAGGGCCGCTGGGGGGATCTGGCAGAACCCCAGGCCAGAGTCACCACCTGGGACACGGGTGTCCCTattcctctgctgcagtttgtAGGAGCCAAGTCTGTGGACATCCCGGAGCACATCCAGCTGCACAGCCACCTCGGGAAGACCCATGCACAG GCTCGGTTGCAAAAGCTGGAAGAGGGGACCAAACTGGACTGGTCCACAGCAGAGGCTTTGGCTTTCGGCTCCCTCCTCAGCCAAG GCTTTAATATTCGTATCAGTGGACAGGACGTGGGAAGAGGCACATTCAGTCAGCGTCATGCCATGGTCGTGTGTCAAGACACCAACGACATGTACATCCCTCTAAACCACATCAGCCCCCAGCAGACAGGTTTCCTGGAG gtgtgtaACAGCCCGCTGTCTGAGGAGGCGGTGCTTGGATTTGAATATGGGATGAGTATCGCACAGCCGAAGCTCCTTCCCATCTGGGAGGCTCAGTTTGGAGATTTCTTCAACGGAGCGCAGATCATTTTCGATACCTTCATCACTGGAG GTGAGGCTAAATGGCTGCTACAGTGCGGGATGGTGATCCTGCTGCCTCATGGTTACGATGGAGCAGGACCCGAACACTCGTCCTGCCGCATGGAGCGTTTCCTCCAG ATGTGTGACAGTAAAGAGGAGGGTGTGGACGGCGACAATGTCAACATGGCCGTGGTAAACCCCACCACCTCTGCCCAGTACTTCCACCTGCTGAGGCGACAGATGATCCGTAACTTCCGAAAACCTCTCATCGTGGTCGGACCCAAGATGCTGTTGAGATTTTCT GGGGCTGCGTCCAGTCTGGCTGAAATGGCACCAGGAACATCTTTCAGACCAGTGATAGGTGATACTTCAGTCTCGGCACAAAG CGTCCAGAAGGTGGTGCTGTGCTCAGGGAAGCATTACTACGCCTTGCTGAAACAGAGGGAGACATCCGCAGCCAACCAGGACACAGCGCTCATCCGTTTGGAGGAGTTGTGTCCGTTCCCACTGGAGGCTCTGCAGCAGGAGCTCAAAAAATACACCAATGCCAAAG